Within the Emticicia oligotrophica DSM 17448 genome, the region TGTAGAAAGATGCGTTTCATTATTTTATAAGTTAAAGTATGTTGTAAAAATACAACTATTTTTTTACAACATACTTTTCAAGCACCTCATAAACTCGATGGACGGGTAGTCCCATGACCGTATAAAATGAACCTTCTATTTTAGGTATGCCAATCATTCCGATAAAATCCTGAACGCCGTATGCTCCAGCTTTATCAAATGGTTTGCAACGTTCGATATAATAATCTATTTCCCAATCACTCAATTCTTTAAAATGCACGAAAGAAGTATCCGAAAATCCAATGGTTTCTTCCTTGGTCATTACACAAACACCAGTAATTACTCGATGTACTCTTCCACTTAGCATTTTTAACATTCCTTTGGCTTCCTCATAATCAGCGGGTTTATTTAAAATAATACTCGATTCATTTTCACGGTCGATAATAACTACTGTATCTGCACAGAGAATTATTTCATCTTGAAGATTTTCTTTAAAACATTCTGCTTTAGTTTTAGCTAAGAAAACAGGCACTTCTTCTACTGGCATACGCTCTGAAAAACTTTCATCTGTAGGAATTACTTTTACGGTAAAGTCAAATCCTGCATTATGCATGATTTCTTTTCTTCTGGGAGAGTTTGAGGCAAGTACAAGCGGTTTTATTAATTTCATTATTTGATTATTTGTTATTCGAAGGCGAAATTCGTTATTTTTAGCCAATTATCATTCTTTAAACTAAAGAAGTAGAGTGAATTATTGAAAAAACGTTAAATTAGGGCATGAAGTTTTTAATTTACATACTATTATTACTTTCGGCTCAAGTTTGCTTTTCACAGAGGATTTCATCTGATAGTTTGGATAAGCTGAGGTCGGCGAAAGATAGTGTGATGTATCAAAAACTAAAGATAAGGTTAAGTAAGACAAAAATTGGAAAAGAAGTTTATGGGGCATTATTTCGAGATGTATATAATTCAAATAGTCAGAAAAAGGTCATTTCAGAAATTGAAATAAATCCATTTGAAAAATATGAAGGTAAAATTATTGGCAAAATTTTAATTAAAAAGTTGGAGATTTTCGGTCCAACAGTTAATGATACAACAAGAAAAGGTAATAAATTCGAGCATTTTGCGAGTAAAACATTTCATTATAATACTCGCGAAAAAGTTATTCGACAGTCTTTTTTACTATTCAATGAAGGAGATAAACTTAATCCGCAAATTTTAAAAGATAATGAGCGACTTTTGCGTGCCAACCCAATCATTCACGACGCTCGTATTTATGTTCTTGAGCGAAAGGATGTAACTTGGATGGTTGATATATTGGTAATTACGCAGGATGTTTGGTCAATTAACTTTGAAGCCTCTGGAAGTAGTGCAAAAAATTTTGTACTCGGATTTGAAGATAGAAATTTTCAGGGAAGAGGACATTCTTTTCAGAATAAATTAACATGGAGAGCGGATGACCCCTATCAGAGGTTTGGTTGGAGAAGTATTTATACCGTACCTTACATTGGAAGGAGTTTCATATCTGGACAAATTAAATTAATCAATGAAAGAGATTTAGCTCAATATTCTGTTCAAGTTTATCGCCCTTTTTTAACTGTCGAGACTCGTAATGCAGGTTCGGTTGAAGTTGGATATTCTAGAATTCGAGAGTATAAGAAGTTATTTATCAAGGGGATAGATAGTGCCTTGACATATCCAGTTAGTTATTTTTATTCAGATGCTTGGTATGGTAGGGCATTTCACTTAGATGCCAACCAAAGAAACAAACAATTAATTCTCGCACTTCGGAGAACTAGCTATGAATACAGAAAAAGGCCCGAAGTAGGCCTTGATACCAATAAAATTTATTGGAACCGAACTACTTGGCTCGGAAGTTTGGGCTTTTCTAGCCGCAATTATCAAAGAGACTTCTTGATTTACGGATTTGGTCGAACCGAAGACGTTCCAGTTGGAAACTTAATGTCGCTAACATTTGGTACAGAAAGCACCGAATTCGGGAATAGGGGCTATGCTGGTTTTCAGTTTGCAAAAGGCAAATATTTACCTCAAAATAAGGCCTATTTTTATATATTGGCCAATGCTGGGGCTTATTTAAAACAAAAAGTTGTACAACAGGGAGTTTTAGGAGTTCAAGGTTTTTTCTTTAGTCGATTAATGCAAATAGGCCTATCACAAACTCGACAGTTTTTAAATGTTGGACTTACGTACGGTATTAACAGAGATGCTTTAGATTATTTGAATATTAGTGGTAGAGATGGAATTGTAGGTGTTAATAGTGAGGCACTCAGGGGCGACAAACGCCTTACTTTAGGTTATGAATCAGTATTTTTTTCTCGTAAAAGTTTTGTTGGTTTTAGGGTTGCTAGCTTTGTTTTTGCCAACTGGGGGCTTGTTAGTCTTAAAGATTATCCACTTCTTACAAGTCCACTTTATCAAGGATATGGTTTTGGTTTAAGAATGAGAAATGAAAATTTAGCAATTAATACTTTTCAAATTAGATTAGGTTTTTACCCAAATATACCCAATTTATCGTCCCCAATTAGATTCGCATTTGATGCATCACAGCCTTTGAAACTTCGTGATTTTGATATTTCCGCTCCAACAATAATTCCTTTTAGATAATTTTTTTAAAATATTTTTCAAAGTATAACTGCTTGATTATTAGTTAATAATGCTTCTTTTTTGCCTTTTATTCAAATTTTTTGCTAAAATTTATAAAAATGTTCATTACATAGTGAACTAAAAATCGTGTGTTATTGTATTGTATGTATAAACATATATTGTTAATGTATTATATTTGTACAGAACTAAATAAAATATAATCATGTCAATCGAGAAAGATATTAAGCAACAAAAACCTTTTAAGAGTAGCTACCAAAAATTAGTAGTAAATTTAATTTATACTTCTAATTGGATGAGCTCTGAGCAACAAGGTTTGTTAAAGCCTTTTGACCTTTCTTCACAACAATATAATGTTTTGAGAATTTTACGTGGACAGTACCCCAACCCTATTACAGTGAATGGTATCATAGAAAGGATGTTGGATAAAATGTCGAACGCTTCTCGATTGGTTGATAAGCTTCTATTAAAAGGCTATGTATCAAGGTGCGATAATGCTGATGACCGTAGAGCTTGTGATATCAGAATCACAGAATCTGGAGCAGAAATTTTAAAAAAAATTGATGTACTTCAGGAGCAGGCAGATGAAAAAATGAAACGTTTAACTCCAGAAGAAGCAGAATTGTTAAGTAGTTTACTAGATAAGCTGCGAGGAAGCGAAGATTAATCAATAAAGCTTAATTCTTTTATTTTTATATTTTAAATCAAATTTTAGTTCAAAAAATGAAAATTGTTAAAAATTTAATGTTTGTAGCGTTTGCTGCATTGGTAAGTGTTTCAGCTATGGCTGATGGTGGTAAAAAAGGAGCAGCTCCAGTATCTTTGAAAGTAGATACAAAAGCAAGTACTTTTAATTGGTTAGGTAAGAAAGTAACTGGCGAGCACAACGGAACAATTGGAATTCAGAGTGGAAGTTTGGTTTTGAACGCTGGTAAATTACAAGGTGGTGAGTTTGTAATTGACATGAAATCAATCAAATGTTTAGATTTGACAGACGCAGGTTACAATGCAAAATTAGTTGGCCATTTATCAAGCCCTGATTTTTTTGATGTAACAAATTATCCAACTGCTGCTTTGAAAATCAAAAAAGTAACCGCAAAAGGTGGTTCTAACTACGATGTTAATGCTGACCTCACAATCAATGGTGTAACAAATGCTATTTCTTTCCCTGCTGTTGTAACTGTTGAAGGTAAAGGTGCTACTGCAACTGCTAAATTTGAAGTTGACCGTACGAAATTTGGTAGCAAATTTGGTTCAAAAACTTTCTTCGAATCAATCGGTGATAAAATGATTTATGATAATTTCCAAGTTGATGTTAAAATCGTTGCAGCAAAATAATAGCTGATAAGCATTACCCTCAAAAATGGAAATAGTTTAATAAAGAAAAAGCCATGGATGGATAAACCATTTATGGCTTTTTTATTTTAGATTTACTCTATATTTATTCAACACTAAATTTCAAATAATATGGCGTATAATCAACCAATGTTAAGAGATGGTGCTTTAGAGGGAAAAACATTCGTAGTAACTGGAGGAGGAACTGGTTTAGGCAAATCAATGTCGAAATATTTCCTCGAATTAGGTGCAAATGTTGTAATTACAAGTAGGAAATTAGCAGTTTTGGAAGAAACCGCCCATGAACTTAGTCAAACGACTGGAGGGAAAATTTTACCAATTGCTTGTGATGTGAGAGATTATGGTGCTATTGAAGCAATGAAAGATAAAACTTTGGCAGAATTTGGCGAAATCAGTGGTTTGCTTAATAATGCTGCTGGTAATTTTATTTCACCTACTGAGCGTCTTTCGCACCGAGCCATTGATACCATTGTAGATATTGTTTTAAAAGGTACTTATTATACAACTTTAGCACTCGGAAAACATTGGATAGAACAAAAGCAGCCTGCCACAGTTTTGAGCATTGTAACTACCTACGCTTCGACTGGCTCTGGTTTTGTTGTTCCCTCAGCCATGGCCAAGTCGGGAGTGTTGACTATGACTCGTAGTTTGGCAGTAGAGTGGGCTAAATATGGTATTAGATTCAATGCAATTGCCCCCGGACCTTTCCCGACTAAAGGAGCTTGGGATAGATTATTTCCAGTAGAAGCATTTCCACCACATTTAAAGGAGCGTTTTTCTGACCACGGAAATGTGCCAACCAAGAGGGTAGGGGAGCATCAAGAATTAGCTAACTTAGCCGCATATTTAATGTCTGATTTCTCTTCATATATCAATGGTGAAGTGGTGACGATTGATGGCGGAGAATGGCTAAACGGAGCTGGAGAATTTAATCACCTCAACGAAATTCCAAATGATATGTGGGATGTCATTCAAGCTGCAATTAAAGCTAATACAAGACCCAAAAAATCAGAATAAACAAAAGAGGGATGGTATTAAACCATCCCTCTTTTGTTTATGTAACTGCAAGTTTCTCAATACCGAATCTTTCATACTCTTTTTCACTTACAATTTTCTCAATTCTAATAACCGTTTCCAATAATTCAGTAAAGGTATTGTATAAGGGAGCAATGCCTAAACGAATATTATTTGGTGGGCGAAAGTCTGGGATTATGCTTCGATTTCCAGACAGTGGTTCAATCATAGCTCTGTTTATTCGATAACCTTCATCATGCTGAATAGATATATGTGACCCTCTATAATTTACATCCAACGGAGATGCAATACTGAATCCAAGTGGTAATAGATATTCTTGAATTAATTCAATAAAGAAATTACTTTGGGCAATACTTTTTTCTCTTAAATTCTCAATTCCTGCTTCAATTAAAAGGTCAAGTCCGGGTTCTGTTGCTGCTAGAGAAAGAACTGTTGGCGTACCTGCTGCAAATTTTTGGATATTATTTTTAGATGAATATGCTAGACTAAATTCAAATGGATTTTCATGGCTAAACCATGCCCAAATTGGATTGATTAGTTTTTCCTGCAACTCTTTTCTTACATATAAAAAAGCAGGGGCACCAGGACCGCCATTCAAATACTTATATGTACAGCCGACAGCCAAATCGGCATTGTTTTCGTTTAGATTAACTGGTACCGAACCAGCAGAATGGCTTAAATCCCAAATGACAAGTGCTTCCTTTTTGCGTGCTAATTGATTGATTTTCAGCATATCATACTTATAAGCACTTTTAAATAATACATGACTTAAAGTAAGAAGAGCGGTTGAACCATCAAGTGCTGCTTCAATTTCATCTTCAGATATATTTATTCCATTTTTACTTTCTAATATTTGTAATTGATGGTTCTTGAATTGCTGATTTATTAGACCTTGTAAAACATAAATATCAGTAGGAAAATTAAGTGAATCTGTGATGATTTTATTCTTAAACTGTTGATAATTAAGTACAGCAAACGCTAGTTTATAGAAGTTGATGGAGGTACTATCGCCAACAAAGATTTCATCTGGTCGAGCACCAACAATTTTGGCTATTTTGGTTCCAATTCTATTTGGTAAATCAAGCCATTGTTCGTTCCAACTTCTAATTAGTCGGTTTCCCCATTGATTTTCAATAATTTCTTTACTCAACTCAAGGCTTTGTTTAGGTAATCTACCCAGTGAATTCCCATCTAAGTATATCTCTTCATTTTGAATAAATTGGTTTCTAAAGGAAGCTAATTTATCGGATTTGTCAAGTGTTTCTGCTTTTTGCTGAAAATCTGCTAAACTCATGTTAAATTTAGTTTAATTGCTGCATAATTAGTGGCTGAATTTTTTCTGTCCACATCTGATACATTTTACCAGATGGATGTAAGCCATCTTCAGCAATGAGTGATGCATCATCTGGAGCTTTCCGAGATATAGGAGTAATATCAATGTAAAGAATGCCCCTTTTTTCGGTTTCTGCTTTGCAAATAGCATTGAATAAATCAATACTTTTTGAAATATCTGGCCTACTACTGTTTAAACCAAATGGAGTTACTCCCCAATCTGGAATAGACACCACAAATACTCTATTTTTATTATTGTCTGCAAATTGAATTGCTGTTTCTAATAAATCAACGAACTCTTTACGAAATTCTTCGGCATTTCTTCCTCGATACTGATTATTTACGCCAATCAATAAGGATACCAAATCAAATTT harbors:
- a CDS encoding MarR family winged helix-turn-helix transcriptional regulator: MSIEKDIKQQKPFKSSYQKLVVNLIYTSNWMSSEQQGLLKPFDLSSQQYNVLRILRGQYPNPITVNGIIERMLDKMSNASRLVDKLLLKGYVSRCDNADDRRACDIRITESGAEILKKIDVLQEQADEKMKRLTPEEAELLSSLLDKLRGSED
- a CDS encoding Maf family protein translates to MKLIKPLVLASNSPRRKEIMHNAGFDFTVKVIPTDESFSERMPVEEVPVFLAKTKAECFKENLQDEIILCADTVVIIDRENESSIILNKPADYEEAKGMLKMLSGRVHRVITGVCVMTKEETIGFSDTSFVHFKELSDWEIDYYIERCKPFDKAGAYGVQDFIGMIGIPKIEGSFYTVMGLPVHRVYEVLEKYVVKK
- the kynU gene encoding kynureninase codes for the protein MSLADFQQKAETLDKSDKLASFRNQFIQNEEIYLDGNSLGRLPKQSLELSKEIIENQWGNRLIRSWNEQWLDLPNRIGTKIAKIVGARPDEIFVGDSTSINFYKLAFAVLNYQQFKNKIITDSLNFPTDIYVLQGLINQQFKNHQLQILESKNGINISEDEIEAALDGSTALLTLSHVLFKSAYKYDMLKINQLARKKEALVIWDLSHSAGSVPVNLNENNADLAVGCTYKYLNGGPGAPAFLYVRKELQEKLINPIWAWFSHENPFEFSLAYSSKNNIQKFAAGTPTVLSLAATEPGLDLLIEAGIENLREKSIAQSNFFIELIQEYLLPLGFSIASPLDVNYRGSHISIQHDEGYRINRAMIEPLSGNRSIIPDFRPPNNIRLGIAPLYNTFTELLETVIRIEKIVSEKEYERFGIEKLAVT
- a CDS encoding SDR family oxidoreductase; its protein translation is MAYNQPMLRDGALEGKTFVVTGGGTGLGKSMSKYFLELGANVVITSRKLAVLEETAHELSQTTGGKILPIACDVRDYGAIEAMKDKTLAEFGEISGLLNNAAGNFISPTERLSHRAIDTIVDIVLKGTYYTTLALGKHWIEQKQPATVLSIVTTYASTGSGFVVPSAMAKSGVLTMTRSLAVEWAKYGIRFNAIAPGPFPTKGAWDRLFPVEAFPPHLKERFSDHGNVPTKRVGEHQELANLAAYLMSDFSSYINGEVVTIDGGEWLNGAGEFNHLNEIPNDMWDVIQAAIKANTRPKKSE
- a CDS encoding YceI family protein yields the protein MKIVKNLMFVAFAALVSVSAMADGGKKGAAPVSLKVDTKASTFNWLGKKVTGEHNGTIGIQSGSLVLNAGKLQGGEFVIDMKSIKCLDLTDAGYNAKLVGHLSSPDFFDVTNYPTAALKIKKVTAKGGSNYDVNADLTINGVTNAISFPAVVTVEGKGATATAKFEVDRTKFGSKFGSKTFFESIGDKMIYDNFQVDVKIVAAK
- a CDS encoding SGNH/GDSL hydrolase family protein gives rise to the protein MDNELKYLALGDSYTIGESVSESQRWPVQLVEKLRNTGKKIAPPKIIAKTGWTTDELKARIIKENVIEKFDLVSLLIGVNNQYRGRNAEEFRKEFVDLLETAIQFADNNKNRVFVVSIPDWGVTPFGLNSSRPDISKSIDLFNAICKAETEKRGILYIDITPISRKAPDDASLIAEDGLHPSGKMYQMWTEKIQPLIMQQLN